The Nostoc sp. NIES-3756 DNA window TCAGCGCCAGTAAAAAGCGGCTCATTTCCCCACCAGAGGCGATTTCTGTTAATGGTTGCAATGGTTCGCCAGGGTTGGGGCTAAACATAAAGGTAATCTTATCCGCACCTGTTGCAGTTGGTGCTATTGGTAGAATTTCTACTTGAAACTGTACCTTTTCCATTGCTAAAGGTTTGAGTTCAGCTATTAACCGCGATTCTAAAGTAGCGGCTGTTTTCTTGCGTAACTGGGTTAACTTATTACAAGCTTGAATCAGTTTATCAAAACAGGCTTTTTCTTGCTGTTCTAAATTTTCTATAGATTGTTCGCTATCGTTGAGGGCTGATAATTCCGCTTGAATTTTTTCGTAGTAGGCGATCGCTTCTGTTAAGCTAGGCCCATACTTGCGGCAAATTTGTTTTAACTCCCGTATCCGTTCTTCTACTTCTTCTAAACGTTGGGGGTCTGCTTCTAAACTTTCCCCATAAGTATTAATTTGCCTAGCTACTTCTGTTAATGCTGTTTGTGCATCCCTAATTAAATCTAACAGTGGTTGCAGCCCAGAATCATATTCCACCATGTTATTTAAGACGACTTCACTATCCCCCAACAAATCTGATGCAGAGGGCGCATCATCTTCGTTTTGATACAAAGCCTGATAAACTTTGTAACTCATCTGTTGTAAATCAACCACATGATTCAGGCGTTCCCGTTCTTGTTGGAGTTGTTCTAATTCCTGGGGATCGCTGAGGTTGGCTGTAGATAATTCTTGAACTTGGTAAGTTAATAAATCTAGTTGTTGCAGTCGTTCCCGTTCCGAAGTCCGGCGTTTTTCTAAATTCGTGTGTGCTTGTTGATAAGCACTATAAGCTGTGGCGATGAATTGGCGCTGTTGTATCGACGCATCACCCGCGTACATATCCAACCAATCACGGACTTGGGCAGATTGTCCTACTTGTACAGTTTGACCTTGGGCGGTAATTTCTACCAAGCGATCGCGCAATCCCACCATAACTTGGCGATTAACCAACACTCCATTCACCCGCGATCTACTACGGATATTACTTGTAGTCGCTGCAATTTCTCGACTAATCACTATAGAATTATCATCAATTAAGTCTATTTCTTGTTCGGTCAACCAAGCAGCTAACGATGGAGTCGTAACGAAAGTTCCTTCCACCATCGCCCTTGCTGTCCCTGTGCGGATTACCCGACTAGAGACTTTACCACCTAAAACAGCATCAATCGCATCTAAAATAATCGATTTCCCCGCACCGGTTTCGCCCGTTAAAACATTCAGTCCCGCGCCGAAATCCAGTTCTAGTTGATCAATTAGGGCAAAATTCTCAATCCGCAGGCAGAGCAACATCAAACTAAGTTCTCCTAGAGGGGCAGATGCCGGATATTTCCCACTTTCGGCAACCAGCAATACCTACTAACATTGAAATAGCAAGCACATTCAAGTGTAACAAAAGTCATTAGTTATTAGTCATTAGTCATTAGTCCATAGTCAAAAGGCAGCAGGTAGAAAGCAATGGTACGACTGCGCGGTAATCGAGTTTCGGCTACGTTCAACTACCTCGGAGTCGAGATTCACCATCCAGCACCTAGCCGTAAATTACGAATTACGAATTACGAATTATTAATTATCTATTGTTACAATACTTAACAAGTTCAATCCGACCGGTGGCTTTATTCATGACTGTTAAGACACTTCCCCAAAATTCCCGACCGATTGAGGGCGAACTACAGCTAAAGGATACTCAAGCCTTGGTTGTCCGCTCACCAGAAACCGTTACAACTGAAAGACCCCAGGTATTTTTAACTACAAGTGCCGAATCTGAGACAATAGTTTATGACCCTGTGGCGGTATCCGAGCATTATCGCCAACGACCACTGCAAGTTATTAATAGGATTTTTGCGGTTTTGCGGCCTACTCTCAACTTTGTCTTGGGGTTGTGGTGGGACAATAAGCGGGGAGTAGTCGTCAAAAATGACCGCCGGCGAGCTATTCAATTAAGAGAGTTATTAACAAAACTAGGGCCAGCTTATATCAAAATTGGCCAAGCCTTATCCACAAGACCGGATTTGGTTCCTCCAGTATATTTAGAAGAATTTACTAGGCTACAAGACCAATTACCACCCTTTCCTAACGAAATTGCTTACCAATTCATTCAAGAAGAATTAGGACAGCCACCAGAGGACATTTACGCAGAACTTTCAGCCCAACCTATCGCGGCTGCATCTTTGGGGCAGGTGTATAAAGGTAAACTGAAAACAGGTGAGGAAGTAGCTGTGAAGGTGCAGCGCCCCGACCTAAGAGAAAGGATTACGATTGACTTATATATATTACGTGGGCTGGCTGGTTGGGTACAGAAGAAGGTCAAACGGGTAAGGAGTGACTTAGTTGGGATATTGGATGAATTAGGCGATCGCATTTTTGAAGAAATGGATTACATCCACGAAGGTCAAAATGCCGAGCGCTTCTTCCAGCTATACGGTCATATAAAAGATATATATGTGCCAAAAATATACTGGGAATACACTAACCGTCGTGTGTTAACGATGGAGTGGATTAACGGCACAAAACTTACCCAGGCAGCAGAGATTAGCGCTCAAGGCATAGATGCGCGTTATCTGATTGAAGTGGGTGTGCAATGTTCCTTGCGGCAACTTTTAGAACATGGATTTTTCCACGCCGACCCCCACCCAGGAAATTTGTTAGCCACAACAGATGGTAAATTAGCTTACCTCGACTTTGGCATGATGAGCGAGGTAAAACCACCCCAACGTTATGGTTTAATTGAGGCGATCGTCCACGTAGTTAACCGAGACTTTGAAGGGTTAGCCCAAGACTACGTAAAACTAGATTTCCTATCCCCAGAAACAGATTTAACCCCAATTATTCCCGCCTTTGCCAAAGTTTTTGCCAACGCACAAGGCGCAAGTGTCGCGGAATTTAATATTAAAAGCATCACTGATGACCTATCAGAATTGATGTATGAGTATCCTTTCCGCGTACCACCATACTACGCTTTAATCATTCGCTCCCTCGTCACCTTAGAAGGGATTGCTATCTATATAGATCCAAACTTTAAAGTCTTAAGTGAAGCATATCCTTACGTATCTAAACGCTTATTAACTGACCCAGCACCAGAATTAAGAACATCATTAAAAGATTTACTTTTCAAAGATGGTAAATTCCGGTGGAATCGGTTAGAAAATCTATTACGTAATGCGCGCAAAAGCCAAGATTACGACCTGAGTCTAGCACTCAATCAAGGCGTTGATTTTCTCTCATCTGAACGTGGTTCTTTCATTCGAGACAAGTTGGTGGATGAGTTTTTAACTGGGATTAATGCTTTAGGTAAAAACGTGCTGCATAACTTCACTTACCTGTTAAGAGAACAAGTAGGTATTACCGCCATCAATGAAACCCCAGCCGCAACGGTAGAACAACAGCAAACCCTACAACACATCAAAAATATCATCAATATTCTGCAAGAAACACGTGGCTTTGACCCAGCTAAACTTGCACCCCAAATTGCTCAATTGCTATTTAACCCAGGCGTGCAACGTTTAGGACAACAAGTAGTAAATCAACTACTACAAAAAGCCACAGTCCGTTTAATTCGGGAATTGTTAACAGCAGGGGAAGTCAACACCAGCAAAAACGCCAACTTATAATCCTCCGTGTCTCCCGTTCGCGTAGCGTCTCCGTTAGGAGAAGTTCTGATCGGAGGAAGCCTCCGCTCAGACTTCTCTCCGTGTCTCTGTGGTTAATATGAATTTTGACCACGGAGGCACAGAGATGCCATAAAAGATGCCAAAAAAGCTTGTTCTACCATTAGGACGTAGTAGGATTGTTCAGGTGTGCCTAGCATAGTGATTCATTCACCGTTAGGCAACCTAAAATTAGAGCAAAAGACGATTCCTCAAACAAGCACACTCAAATGCGTATTTCTTTAAACTGGCTGCGAGAACTAGTAGAAATAAAACTTAGCCCAGAAGAATTAGCCCATACTCTAACAATGGCGGGGTTTGAAGTTGAAGATATTGAAGACCGCCGCACTTGG harbors:
- the recN gene encoding DNA repair protein RecN, which gives rise to MLLCLRIENFALIDQLELDFGAGLNVLTGETGAGKSIILDAIDAVLGGKVSSRVIRTGTARAMVEGTFVTTPSLAAWLTEQEIDLIDDNSIVISREIAATTSNIRSRSRVNGVLVNRQVMVGLRDRLVEITAQGQTVQVGQSAQVRDWLDMYAGDASIQQRQFIATAYSAYQQAHTNLEKRRTSERERLQQLDLLTYQVQELSTANLSDPQELEQLQQERERLNHVVDLQQMSYKVYQALYQNEDDAPSASDLLGDSEVVLNNMVEYDSGLQPLLDLIRDAQTALTEVARQINTYGESLEADPQRLEEVEERIRELKQICRKYGPSLTEAIAYYEKIQAELSALNDSEQSIENLEQQEKACFDKLIQACNKLTQLRKKTAATLESRLIAELKPLAMEKVQFQVEILPIAPTATGADKITFMFSPNPGEPLQPLTEIASGGEMSRFLLALKSCFTQADAAGTLVFDEIDVGVSGRVAQAIAEKLQQLSNYHQVLCVTHQPLVAAMADRHFRVDKQIITQGRGKKSNNGSTEQRTVVRVTSLDDLTKRREELAQLAGGKSASDAIAFAESLLLQAANHRRSQQS
- a CDS encoding ABC1 kinase family protein; amino-acid sequence: MTVKTLPQNSRPIEGELQLKDTQALVVRSPETVTTERPQVFLTTSAESETIVYDPVAVSEHYRQRPLQVINRIFAVLRPTLNFVLGLWWDNKRGVVVKNDRRRAIQLRELLTKLGPAYIKIGQALSTRPDLVPPVYLEEFTRLQDQLPPFPNEIAYQFIQEELGQPPEDIYAELSAQPIAAASLGQVYKGKLKTGEEVAVKVQRPDLRERITIDLYILRGLAGWVQKKVKRVRSDLVGILDELGDRIFEEMDYIHEGQNAERFFQLYGHIKDIYVPKIYWEYTNRRVLTMEWINGTKLTQAAEISAQGIDARYLIEVGVQCSLRQLLEHGFFHADPHPGNLLATTDGKLAYLDFGMMSEVKPPQRYGLIEAIVHVVNRDFEGLAQDYVKLDFLSPETDLTPIIPAFAKVFANAQGASVAEFNIKSITDDLSELMYEYPFRVPPYYALIIRSLVTLEGIAIYIDPNFKVLSEAYPYVSKRLLTDPAPELRTSLKDLLFKDGKFRWNRLENLLRNARKSQDYDLSLALNQGVDFLSSERGSFIRDKLVDEFLTGINALGKNVLHNFTYLLREQVGITAINETPAATVEQQQTLQHIKNIINILQETRGFDPAKLAPQIAQLLFNPGVQRLGQQVVNQLLQKATVRLIRELLTAGEVNTSKNANL